Genomic DNA from Burkholderia plantarii:
TCCCGACCCGCCACCGAGGTATGCCAATACGAGAGGCGAATAATGCACGCAGCCACCACGGGATTTTCCAGGGCCTATGAGGCGCAACGGTATACGGATCCGCATAATATTCTCCGTTCCGAAATTATCTACGGCGAAGGTTTCCAGAGTCCCGGCGGCCTGGCCGGCTTCAAGGCCATGCTGGCGGACCGCATGGCGCTCACGCCGGGCATGCGGCTGCTCGACATCGGTTCGGGGCTCGGCGGCGCGGCGTTCTATCTGTCGGATCGCTACGACGTGGAAGTGGTCGGCCTCGATACCGCGCCGCGCATGACGGAACTGTCGGTGATCCGGCAGACCACGCGCGATCCGCACCGGCGCGTGCTTTTCGTCAACGGCGACGTCCACGACGCGCAACTCGACGCGGGCGGCTTCGACCTGATCTATTCGCGCGACGTGCTGATGTACGAGCACGCCAAACCCGCGCTGTTCGCGCGCTGCCACGCGCTGCTCAAGCCGGGCGGCCGGCTGTTCGTCACGGACTTCTGCCGGCACCGCAGCTCGGCCGAGTTCGACGACTACATGGCCGCGTCGGGTTACGACCTGAAATCGATCGACGACTACGCGCGCATCATCGCCGGGGCCGGCTTCGCCCACGTCGAGCAGAGCGACCTGAGCGCGCTCGCCGAG
This window encodes:
- a CDS encoding methyltransferase domain-containing protein, coding for MHAATTGFSRAYEAQRYTDPHNILRSEIIYGEGFQSPGGLAGFKAMLADRMALTPGMRLLDIGSGLGGAAFYLSDRYDVEVVGLDTAPRMTELSVIRQTTRDPHRRVLFVNGDVHDAQLDAGGFDLIYSRDVLMYEHAKPALFARCHALLKPGGRLFVTDFCRHRSSAEFDDYMAASGYDLKSIDDYARIIAGAGFAHVEQSDLSALAEAQLTADLRRYRARQASGDPAIGDADAEHIVERWQRKIRFMKAGWLTQGLFVAARA